One genomic window of Candidatus Nitrospira inopinata includes the following:
- a CDS encoding tetratricopeptide repeat protein → METQIPMSEPTPPSPGSAAVDPGDQPLSPEEEIAGIEKLLAEEPDDFHARSRLGELYFRQGRLDDALMEVKKTIEMAEGLRAEMNRSLAMYYSNLGTIYATKNMMDEAEAQFRHALEVFPHDVLALFNLGRLYADKKKYMEAKGFFERLVEITPEDPIAWYNLGGVYIELDNPQVSDYNTIDMGIQCYLRTLELDPKHLESSYKLMEVALNHKKTDLAMTVMENAVEHNPDEPLAYYNLINVYDKCKMFDKAEEVRKRLRERFAKKVKDESGA, encoded by the coding sequence ATGGAGACACAGATCCCGATGTCCGAACCCACGCCGCCCTCGCCAGGCTCGGCGGCCGTTGATCCGGGCGATCAACCGCTGTCGCCCGAAGAAGAAATCGCCGGCATTGAAAAGTTGCTCGCGGAAGAGCCGGACGATTTTCACGCGCGCAGCCGGCTCGGAGAGCTGTATTTCAGACAGGGACGACTCGACGATGCGTTGATGGAGGTCAAGAAAACCATCGAAATGGCTGAAGGTTTGCGGGCGGAAATGAACCGGTCGCTGGCCATGTATTATTCGAATCTGGGGACGATCTACGCGACGAAGAACATGATGGATGAGGCGGAAGCCCAGTTCCGACACGCCTTGGAGGTGTTCCCCCACGACGTGTTGGCGTTGTTCAACCTGGGGCGCCTGTACGCGGACAAAAAGAAGTACATGGAGGCGAAGGGATTTTTCGAGCGTCTGGTCGAAATCACGCCGGAAGACCCCATCGCGTGGTACAACTTGGGGGGCGTCTATATCGAGTTGGACAATCCCCAAGTGTCGGATTACAACACGATCGATATGGGGATCCAGTGTTATCTCAGAACGCTCGAGCTGGACCCGAAACATTTGGAGTCCAGTTATAAGCTGATGGAGGTCGCGCTCAATCATAAAAAGACCGATTTGGCGATGACCGTCATGGAAAACGCCGTCGAGCACAATCCCGACGAGCCGTTGGCGTATTACAATCTGATCAACGTCTATGATAAGTGCAAAATGTTCGACAAAGCCGAAGAAGTTCGCAAGCGATTGCGCGAGCGGTTCGCCAAAAAAGTGAAAGACGAGTCCGGAGCCTGA
- a CDS encoding B12-binding domain-containing radical SAM protein — MKVSLLFPPTWHPSQPYLSLPSLTGFLRQGGVSDVSQRDLGIELLDRMLTRTYGARVYQQLIDLHRRLERTASGDTGHGSREHYAKVTESLDRFAYLAERIELAKATLRGEGFYDLDAYRASLFMIDKWLELISSAYFPTRLTVVDNQFGDYSIYSSKDLMKIVCDEARNPYRTLMREMFLPSIIGNGPDLIGVSITATSQIIPGLTLCKLIKEAAPDLHVTIGGSIFTRLVDNVRRCPSLFELTDDIVVFEGETALLELINQLAGKKEYGKVPNLIHRQNGKIIVNQPFYSENVNRLPAPNYDGFPLDRYLSPEPVLPIQFSRGCYYKDCAFCALTLDHQNFRQKDPGRTIDELEWLKQRYGARHFFFTDECFALAPTRRLCQQMIEKRLDVKWTCEMRFEKNLTRDLLALMRDAGCLKIVFGLESFNQRVMDLMKKGIKQEWVRRIADDCVDLGIAVHCYIIVGFPTETEDEALETMNFIVENRRLHESFGFSCQPCLFDLEKEAPIMSDPAEYGIRRIMRPSSEDLSLGFFYEVQGGMTPDQAERVYQYVYERISEVVCELPFNYSMADGLLYIGRAKEAGIQTPQAIGS, encoded by the coding sequence ATGAAAGTTTCGCTGCTTTTCCCACCCACGTGGCATCCGTCCCAACCGTATTTGAGTCTTCCGTCCCTGACAGGTTTCCTTCGGCAGGGCGGCGTCTCCGACGTGTCGCAACGCGATCTCGGCATCGAATTGTTGGATCGCATGCTGACCAGGACCTATGGGGCGAGGGTCTATCAGCAGTTGATCGATTTGCATCGCCGGCTGGAGCGAACGGCATCCGGTGACACCGGGCACGGGAGCCGGGAGCATTATGCCAAAGTCACCGAGTCGCTCGATCGATTCGCCTATCTGGCCGAACGGATCGAATTGGCCAAGGCGACGTTGCGGGGAGAGGGGTTTTACGATCTCGACGCCTATCGCGCCAGTTTGTTCATGATCGACAAGTGGCTGGAGCTGATCTCGTCCGCTTATTTTCCGACGAGATTGACGGTGGTGGACAATCAGTTCGGCGACTATTCGATCTATTCCTCGAAAGACTTGATGAAGATCGTGTGCGACGAAGCGCGAAATCCCTATCGCACGCTCATGCGGGAGATGTTTCTTCCGTCGATCATCGGCAACGGCCCGGACTTGATCGGCGTGTCGATTACCGCCACGTCCCAGATTATTCCCGGCCTCACGCTTTGCAAGCTGATCAAAGAAGCGGCGCCGGACCTGCACGTCACGATCGGCGGGAGCATCTTTACCCGTCTGGTCGATAACGTTCGTCGGTGCCCCAGCCTGTTTGAACTGACCGACGACATCGTCGTCTTCGAGGGCGAGACCGCGTTGCTGGAACTGATCAACCAGTTGGCCGGTAAAAAAGAGTACGGCAAGGTGCCCAACTTGATTCATCGGCAGAACGGCAAGATCATCGTCAATCAACCCTTCTACTCGGAGAACGTCAATCGACTCCCCGCTCCGAACTACGACGGATTTCCGCTCGATCGCTATCTGTCGCCCGAACCGGTGCTGCCGATTCAGTTCTCCCGCGGCTGTTATTACAAGGATTGCGCGTTCTGCGCCCTCACGCTGGATCATCAAAACTTCCGGCAAAAAGATCCGGGACGAACGATCGACGAGCTGGAATGGCTCAAGCAGCGGTACGGAGCCAGGCATTTTTTCTTCACCGACGAATGTTTCGCGCTGGCGCCGACCAGGCGGCTCTGCCAGCAGATGATCGAGAAGCGGCTCGACGTCAAATGGACCTGCGAAATGCGGTTCGAAAAAAATCTCACGCGCGACTTGTTGGCGCTCATGCGGGACGCCGGATGCTTGAAGATCGTGTTCGGGCTGGAATCGTTCAATCAGCGGGTCATGGATTTGATGAAAAAAGGAATCAAGCAGGAGTGGGTCCGGCGCATCGCCGACGACTGCGTCGATCTGGGGATTGCCGTCCACTGCTACATCATCGTGGGATTCCCGACGGAAACGGAGGACGAGGCCCTGGAGACCATGAATTTCATCGTGGAAAACCGCAGGCTCCATGAGTCGTTCGGCTTCTCTTGTCAGCCCTGTCTGTTCGATTTGGAGAAAGAGGCGCCGATCATGAGCGATCCGGCCGAATACGGTATTCGACGGATCATGCGGCCGTCGTCCGAGGATCTGAGTCTCGGATTTTTTTACGAGGTACAAGGCGGCATGACGCCGGATCAAGCCGAACGGGTCTATCAATACGTCTATGAGCGGATCAGCGAGGTGGTCTGCGAACTGCCGTTCAACTACTCGATGGCCGACGGATTGCTGTATATCGGACGAGCCAAGGAAGCCGGCATTCAAACGCCTCAGGCGATCGGTTCGTAG
- a CDS encoding ethylbenzene dehydrogenase-related protein: MRIVQTTSKRVVWAVLLSVLAVGAVLTVGQVPLAVSQPVTIPTKMIKGAIPMDGANPIWESVPGVVVPLSGQLITTPMHPNIAVKSIFVKAMTNGKELGLRLEWLDQTKNDTAIGPQDFRDQVAVMFPVNTSGAPPFQCMGQSGGTTNIWRWNAEWQKDLGKDSAGIWDVDDQYPGIFWDFYYEEPAGGVTYPDRIGRSLGPFNPGIWSGNIMSDPTLRVSSVEDLNANGFSTLTTQVHQDVVGYGVWEPAGSVKGGAYTGPTWRVVVKRALETGDANDTQFKAGMSIPIAFAVWDGANIERNGMKSLSTWFTLKL; this comes from the coding sequence ATGCGCATAGTGCAGACGACCAGCAAACGTGTGGTATGGGCGGTGCTGCTCTCTGTCCTCGCCGTCGGCGCGGTTCTGACGGTCGGACAGGTGCCGTTGGCCGTCAGTCAACCGGTCACGATCCCGACCAAAATGATCAAGGGAGCCATTCCGATGGACGGGGCGAACCCGATTTGGGAAAGCGTGCCCGGCGTCGTCGTGCCGTTGAGCGGACAATTGATTACAACGCCGATGCACCCGAACATCGCCGTCAAATCCATCTTCGTCAAGGCCATGACGAACGGCAAAGAGTTGGGCCTGCGACTGGAATGGCTTGATCAGACGAAGAACGATACGGCGATCGGTCCGCAAGATTTCAGAGACCAGGTTGCGGTGATGTTTCCGGTCAATACGTCGGGAGCGCCGCCCTTTCAATGTATGGGACAATCCGGCGGAACCACCAATATTTGGCGTTGGAACGCCGAGTGGCAGAAGGATCTGGGGAAAGACAGCGCGGGAATTTGGGACGTCGATGATCAATATCCCGGCATTTTTTGGGACTTCTACTATGAAGAGCCGGCTGGTGGGGTGACCTATCCCGACCGCATCGGACGGAGCCTTGGACCGTTCAATCCCGGTATCTGGTCGGGCAACATCATGTCCGATCCCACCTTGCGGGTGAGTTCCGTGGAGGATCTCAATGCCAACGGCTTCAGCACGTTGACCACGCAGGTCCATCAGGACGTCGTCGGGTATGGAGTATGGGAGCCGGCCGGCTCCGTGAAGGGCGGAGCCTATACGGGCCCGACCTGGCGCGTGGTCGTGAAGAGAGCGTTGGAAACCGGCGACGCGAACGATACGCAATTCAAAGCCGGCATGTCCATCCCGATTGCCTTTGCGGTGTGGGATGGCGCCAATATCGAACGGAACGGCATGAAGTCGCTCTCCACCTGGTTTACGCTCAAGCTGTAG
- a CDS encoding TorD/DmsD family molecular chaperone, which yields MRRSTRRAGEYAMTIKQPVPNVSPSPGAVIQASPTVKDSPAVERALNRSKIYLLISWSMLYPEDEEFLDYLRCGEFVEDGRAALETLEAMLDGQGGQRAVRALAAIKKQIELVEALSTSECANWQLSDLQAEHRRVFSNVITLDCPPYETLFGNDHVFAQSHVMGDIAGFYRAFGVELSKDIHERLDHLSVEFEFMHFLAYKESYSRCHDGAEKTEIVVEAQKKFVKNHIGRWVPLFCRMLAKKADYGLFKLVADMTADWIDFETAFLGVTPQPYTETDYRPATFSSPEGQTYECGAQDQGNELSLLLNEVGAQSFMEIKEKEQDSGNTGPVGTA from the coding sequence GTGAGGCGATCGACCCGACGGGCCGGAGAATACGCGATGACGATCAAACAGCCTGTGCCGAACGTATCCCCTTCCCCAGGCGCCGTGATTCAGGCTTCCCCCACGGTCAAAGACTCCCCGGCGGTTGAACGGGCGTTGAATCGCAGCAAGATCTATCTGCTCATCTCCTGGAGCATGCTGTATCCGGAAGACGAGGAATTTCTTGATTATCTGCGGTGCGGTGAGTTCGTCGAAGACGGTCGCGCCGCGCTGGAGACGTTGGAGGCCATGCTGGATGGACAAGGGGGCCAACGGGCCGTCCGCGCGTTGGCGGCGATCAAGAAACAGATCGAGCTGGTGGAGGCGCTGAGCACCTCCGAATGCGCCAATTGGCAACTCAGCGATCTGCAAGCGGAGCATCGCCGGGTCTTCAGCAACGTGATTACGCTCGACTGCCCACCGTATGAAACCTTGTTCGGCAACGATCACGTGTTCGCGCAATCGCACGTGATGGGCGATATCGCCGGCTTCTATCGGGCGTTCGGAGTGGAGTTGTCCAAAGACATCCATGAACGACTCGATCATCTGAGCGTCGAGTTCGAGTTCATGCATTTTCTTGCCTATAAAGAGTCCTACTCACGGTGCCACGACGGCGCGGAGAAAACGGAGATCGTCGTGGAGGCCCAGAAGAAATTCGTCAAGAATCACATCGGTCGGTGGGTTCCCCTGTTTTGCCGCATGCTTGCCAAGAAGGCCGATTACGGCCTCTTCAAGCTGGTGGCCGACATGACGGCCGATTGGATCGACTTTGAAACCGCCTTCTTGGGCGTGACGCCGCAACCCTATACGGAGACGGATTATCGGCCGGCGACGTTCAGTTCTCCGGAAGGACAGACCTACGAGTGCGGCGCCCAGGATCAGGGAAATGAGCTGAGTCTCTTGCTCAACGAGGTGGGCGCGCAGTCGTTCATGGAAATCAAAGAGAAGGAACAAGACAGCGGTAATACGGGCCCCGTTGGAACGGCCTGA
- a CDS encoding 4Fe-4S dicluster domain-containing protein has product MTPDPSYGRRDFLKDSVRSVAKAAREFSKQVDAAPVQKAPTIRTDWLRPPGAVEEALFLELCTRCGDCIKDCPPGAIVAHERDATPILFADQAPCLLCEDFPCIASCQTGALEPVGGIHEVRMGCAVVSHSRCTAGQGCHACVSRCPTQALAMDFYLMQVAIVQDRCVGCGICEKICKTVNDHVAIRVIPHGRRTQVKS; this is encoded by the coding sequence ATGACACCCGATCCCTCATACGGCCGACGCGATTTTCTCAAGGACTCCGTTCGTTCCGTCGCGAAAGCCGCGCGGGAGTTCTCCAAACAAGTGGACGCCGCTCCGGTGCAGAAGGCGCCGACGATCCGGACCGATTGGTTGCGCCCGCCCGGCGCCGTCGAGGAGGCACTGTTTCTGGAACTGTGCACGCGGTGCGGCGACTGCATCAAAGACTGTCCGCCGGGGGCGATCGTGGCCCATGAGCGTGACGCCACGCCGATCTTGTTCGCGGATCAAGCTCCGTGCCTGTTGTGTGAAGATTTTCCTTGTATCGCCTCGTGCCAAACGGGGGCCCTGGAGCCCGTCGGTGGGATTCACGAGGTCCGAATGGGCTGCGCGGTCGTATCCCACTCTCGCTGCACGGCGGGACAAGGTTGCCACGCCTGTGTGTCCCGCTGTCCGACGCAGGCGCTGGCGATGGATTTTTACCTGATGCAGGTGGCGATTGTGCAGGATAGGTGCGTAGGGTGCGGGATATGCGAGAAAATCTGCAAAACGGTCAATGATCACGTGGCGATCCGCGTAATACCGCACGGTCGGCGCACGCAGGTGAAGTCATGA
- a CDS encoding WD40 repeat domain-containing protein, with amino-acid sequence MPEQMTTASVPNGPPGFPTEAAPAPPIDCLDYWATDCREVRTYRGHTHGVWAVAFSPDGQTLASGGADRLVRMWDIETGRLLRSLRGHTHDIRAVVFTPDGQTLATGSEDRTIRLWNGKTGEPLKLLFTRYDHGICSLSLSPDGLMLARGSHNKDIKIWEVTTGTELMTLLGKDEYDHHWSVCVAFSPDGIHLASGTDIGKIKIWEVLPSGDEKVLHDGHWRRDEEDSTETRGYFIEDDGGFQKPMDYWIGAMTFTPDAKFLITGSRDKTIKLFEMPHVVEKKALTGHKGWVRSLAVSPDGKVLVSASDDQTIKFWDLATGRNFRTLQGHAGGVRCVTFSPDGRRLASASWDRTVKLWEGGAKQDE; translated from the coding sequence ATGCCCGAACAGATGACGACCGCGTCCGTACCGAACGGACCGCCGGGCTTTCCGACCGAGGCGGCTCCGGCGCCTCCCATCGACTGTTTGGACTACTGGGCGACAGATTGCCGGGAAGTGAGGACCTATCGGGGCCACACCCATGGCGTGTGGGCGGTGGCGTTCTCTCCCGACGGCCAAACCCTTGCGAGCGGCGGAGCCGACCGTCTCGTCCGCATGTGGGACATCGAGACGGGACGACTCCTTCGATCCCTTCGCGGCCATACTCACGACATCCGCGCCGTCGTCTTCACTCCGGACGGCCAGACCCTCGCCACCGGCAGTGAAGACCGGACGATCCGGCTCTGGAACGGCAAGACCGGGGAGCCGCTGAAACTGTTGTTCACCCGCTACGACCACGGCATCTGCAGCCTCTCGCTCTCGCCCGACGGCCTCATGCTCGCGCGCGGCAGCCACAACAAGGACATCAAGATTTGGGAAGTCACCACCGGCACCGAACTGATGACCCTGCTCGGCAAGGACGAGTACGATCACCATTGGTCGGTCTGTGTCGCCTTTTCGCCGGACGGCATCCACCTGGCCAGCGGCACCGATATCGGCAAGATCAAAATTTGGGAAGTGCTCCCCAGCGGCGACGAAAAGGTGTTGCACGACGGCCACTGGCGGCGAGATGAAGAAGATTCGACCGAAACACGCGGCTATTTCATCGAGGACGACGGCGGGTTCCAGAAACCGATGGACTACTGGATCGGCGCCATGACCTTCACCCCGGATGCGAAATTCCTGATCACCGGCAGCCGCGACAAGACCATCAAGCTCTTCGAGATGCCGCACGTCGTCGAAAAGAAGGCCCTCACCGGCCATAAGGGGTGGGTACGCAGCCTGGCCGTCTCCCCGGACGGCAAGGTCCTGGTGAGCGCGAGCGACGACCAGACCATCAAGTTCTGGGACCTGGCGACCGGCCGGAACTTTAGGACGCTTCAAGGTCACGCCGGAGGCGTCCGCTGTGTGACCTTCTCGCCGGACGGCCGTCGTCTTGCCAGCGCCTCCTGGGACCGGACCGTCAAACTCTGGGAAGGGGGCGCCAAACAAGACGAGTAA
- a CDS encoding type II toxin-antitoxin system RelE family toxin codes for MLELSTTATFDRLFRKLSKPIQRKAAAKTDLFRENPFHPSLHSEKLHPKHHEVWSFRVDRAYRIVFKFLGPNHVEFRYIGHHHSIYDYDLFR; via the coding sequence ATGCTCGAACTCTCGACGACGGCGACGTTCGATAGACTATTTAGGAAACTCTCCAAGCCGATTCAACGAAAAGCCGCCGCGAAGACCGATCTTTTCCGAGAGAATCCGTTTCATCCCTCCCTCCACAGCGAGAAATTGCATCCCAAACATCATGAAGTCTGGAGCTTTCGAGTCGATCGAGCCTATCGCATCGTCTTCAAGTTCCTTGGTCCCAATCACGTCGAATTCCGGTATATCGGTCATCATCACTCAATTTACGATTATGACCTGTTCAGGTGA
- a CDS encoding BPTD_3080 family restriction endonuclease → MSGYEVPEPILNSPFDEPSEYWHIVEGEEPTRRPGRRPAMYFYRDPKAKPETEAGRVVGTAIELTLVNRIRAQVKKWRQEGYPGVTRTTLELLHWWRREGRAQRLFFAQLDAAETIIFLTEARADYRQGFEIPQEEVSEEKRKHGFTGFRRYACKMATGTGKTTVMGMLAAWSILNKVNDRSDARFSDVVLIVCPNVTIKNRLRELDPEAGEASLYRTRDLVPSHLMPLLTQGRVLVTNWHVFEPQSIQTGGVGARVNKAGVEVRTKETITISSKTTTARGTRYLTLDDFERQVAAGLLTVLEEQRDKDGTLKKVTVESRRYVESDTALVNRILGREVGGKQNILVMNDEAHHAYRIVRAETSEEEDDLFGEDEEAEDFFKEATVWIDGLDRIHKLRGINVCLDLSATPYFLGRVGQDTNRPFPWVVSDFGLIDAIESGLVKIPQLAVRDTTGKEIPGYFNIWHWILPHLTPAERGGKKANPKPEAILKYAHHPIAMLGALWEREREDWMRDRDDPRPPVFILVCKNTQIAKVLYEWLAEAKAPTGIPPAKIEGFRNTDRQHTIRVDSKVVHESDSGEAKSDEVRWMRFTLDTVGKTAWPTDRMGRPIYPEGFKELADKLGRPDHPPGRDVRCVVSVGMLTEGWDCNTVTHIIGLRPFMSQLLCEQVVGRGLRRASYDVGPDGKLTEEVAKVFGVPFEVIPFKANPQGQPQPRVKRYHVHAIPAKAQFEIKFPRVEGYTQAIRNKVTVDWATVPPLVLEPGRIPPEVEVKGLHVNNKGRLSLSGPGRIDEVTLKEFREKRRMQELVFDLGRTLAREYVAQKRCTIPTHRLFPQLAGIIESYLDKKVEARPPADKKDLFLAPYYGWVVERLLEAIRPDTSQGEAPEVPRYEATRGPGSTADVDFWTSREVREVSKSHLNYVVADTKQWEQSAAYYLDRHDAVEAFVKNAGLGFAIPYLHNGQMHDYVPDFVVRLKTEPPTYLILETKGYDPLEDVKRAAAERWVAAVNADGTYGKWRYAVVKKVADIPILFDSNFGNLLP, encoded by the coding sequence ATGAGCGGCTACGAAGTTCCAGAGCCCATTCTCAATTCCCCGTTCGACGAACCTTCAGAATATTGGCACATCGTGGAGGGCGAAGAGCCGACACGGCGACCTGGCCGCCGGCCGGCGATGTATTTCTATCGCGATCCCAAGGCCAAGCCGGAGACGGAAGCCGGGCGCGTGGTCGGCACCGCCATTGAGTTGACGCTCGTCAATCGCATCCGTGCGCAGGTCAAGAAGTGGCGACAGGAGGGCTATCCCGGCGTGACCAGAACGACGCTGGAGTTGCTGCACTGGTGGCGGCGCGAGGGGCGGGCCCAGCGGCTGTTCTTCGCGCAGCTCGACGCGGCGGAGACGATTATTTTCCTCACGGAGGCGAGGGCCGACTACCGGCAAGGGTTCGAGATCCCGCAGGAAGAGGTGAGCGAGGAGAAGCGCAAGCACGGCTTCACCGGCTTTCGACGCTATGCCTGCAAGATGGCGACGGGCACCGGCAAAACCACGGTGATGGGGATGTTGGCCGCCTGGAGCATTCTCAACAAGGTCAACGACCGAAGCGACGCCCGTTTCTCCGATGTGGTGCTGATCGTCTGCCCGAACGTGACGATCAAGAACCGTCTCCGGGAACTGGACCCGGAAGCGGGTGAAGCCAGTCTCTACCGGACACGCGATCTCGTGCCGTCTCATCTGATGCCGTTGCTTACGCAAGGGCGGGTCCTCGTCACCAATTGGCATGTCTTCGAGCCCCAATCGATTCAGACCGGGGGAGTGGGCGCACGGGTGAATAAAGCCGGAGTCGAAGTGCGCACGAAGGAAACCATTACGATCAGCTCGAAGACGACGACGGCACGCGGCACACGCTATCTGACCCTGGATGATTTCGAGCGTCAGGTGGCGGCGGGACTGCTGACGGTGCTTGAGGAGCAGCGAGACAAAGATGGCACGCTGAAGAAGGTCACGGTGGAATCACGCCGCTATGTCGAGAGCGACACGGCGCTGGTGAACCGGATTCTGGGCCGCGAGGTGGGCGGCAAGCAGAACATTCTGGTGATGAACGACGAAGCCCACCATGCCTATCGCATTGTCCGGGCGGAAACGAGCGAGGAAGAGGACGATCTCTTCGGCGAGGACGAGGAGGCCGAAGACTTTTTCAAGGAAGCCACGGTCTGGATCGACGGCCTGGATCGGATTCACAAACTGCGCGGCATCAACGTCTGCCTTGATCTCTCCGCCACACCCTATTTTCTCGGGCGGGTCGGCCAGGATACGAACCGGCCGTTTCCCTGGGTGGTGAGCGACTTCGGCTTGATCGACGCGATCGAATCCGGCTTGGTGAAGATTCCCCAGCTCGCAGTCCGAGACACCACCGGTAAGGAGATTCCCGGCTACTTCAACATCTGGCACTGGATTCTGCCCCACCTCACGCCGGCTGAACGGGGAGGAAAGAAAGCCAATCCCAAACCCGAGGCGATCTTGAAGTACGCCCACCATCCCATCGCGATGTTGGGTGCACTATGGGAAAGAGAACGTGAGGACTGGATGAGGGATCGCGACGATCCTCGGCCGCCGGTCTTCATCCTGGTGTGCAAGAACACGCAGATCGCCAAGGTGCTGTACGAGTGGCTGGCGGAAGCCAAGGCGCCGACCGGCATTCCGCCGGCGAAGATTGAGGGGTTCAGAAACACCGATCGTCAGCACACGATCCGAGTCGATTCCAAGGTGGTGCATGAGTCGGATTCCGGGGAGGCCAAGAGTGACGAAGTCCGCTGGATGCGCTTCACGCTGGATACCGTGGGGAAGACCGCTTGGCCGACGGATCGGATGGGCCGGCCCATCTATCCAGAAGGGTTCAAAGAACTGGCCGATAAACTGGGGCGCCCTGATCATCCGCCAGGCCGGGATGTGCGCTGCGTCGTCAGCGTGGGGATGCTTACGGAGGGATGGGATTGCAATACCGTGACGCACATCATCGGGCTTCGGCCCTTCATGTCGCAGTTGCTCTGCGAGCAGGTGGTGGGCCGAGGCTTGCGGCGGGCCAGTTACGACGTCGGTCCTGATGGCAAGCTCACCGAGGAAGTGGCGAAGGTGTTCGGCGTGCCTTTTGAAGTGATCCCGTTCAAAGCGAATCCCCAGGGACAGCCGCAACCTCGCGTCAAGCGATACCATGTCCATGCGATCCCAGCCAAGGCACAATTTGAGATTAAGTTTCCTCGCGTCGAGGGCTACACCCAGGCGATTCGTAACAAGGTGACGGTCGATTGGGCGACCGTGCCTCCGCTGGTGTTGGAACCGGGCCGCATCCCGCCAGAGGTCGAGGTGAAGGGGCTGCACGTGAACAACAAGGGGCGGCTGTCACTTTCCGGTCCCGGCCGTATCGACGAGGTCACGCTCAAGGAGTTTCGCGAGAAGCGGCGGATGCAGGAATTGGTGTTCGATCTTGGGAGAACGCTTGCGCGGGAGTATGTTGCCCAGAAGCGATGCACGATTCCAACTCACAGACTGTTTCCGCAGCTCGCCGGCATTATTGAATCGTACCTCGACAAGAAAGTAGAGGCCCGTCCGCCCGCTGACAAGAAGGATCTCTTTCTTGCACCCTACTATGGCTGGGTGGTCGAGCGATTGCTGGAGGCGATTCGGCCTGACACGTCACAAGGAGAAGCGCCGGAAGTGCCTCGTTATGAAGCGACCCGCGGACCAGGTTCAACGGCGGACGTAGATTTTTGGACCAGCCGCGAGGTGCGGGAGGTCAGCAAGTCCCACCTCAACTATGTCGTCGCAGACACGAAACAATGGGAGCAGTCCGCTGCCTATTATCTGGATCGACATGACGCGGTCGAGGCCTTCGTCAAAAATGCAGGCCTTGGCTTCGCCATTCCTTATCTGCACAATGGCCAAATGCACGACTATGTGCCGGACTTTGTTGTTCGCTTAAAGACCGAACCGCCGACCTATCTGATTTTGGAGACGAAAGGGTATGATCCGCTGGAAGATGTGAAACGCGCGGCGGCCGAGCGATGGGTGGCGGCGGTCAATGCCGATGGCACATATGGAAAGTGGCGGTATGCCGTCGTCAAGAAAGTTGCGGACATTCCGATTCTATTCGATTCTAATTTTGGCAACCTGTTGCCGTGA
- a CDS encoding PIN domain-containing protein: MYLVDTNLVLEVLLRQAKSEEVKRFLERAPSEQLFLTEFSLYSLGILPIRRNLHDVFLRAVEDLLFTGGLTLLRLAPADLADVARRSKQFGLDFDDAYQYVTADKYNLVIVRFDADFDRTARGRKTPQAVLQT; this comes from the coding sequence ATGTATCTCGTGGACACTAACCTCGTCCTGGAAGTCTTGCTCCGACAAGCCAAATCGGAAGAAGTGAAACGATTTCTTGAACGTGCTCCTTCTGAGCAGCTCTTTCTCACGGAGTTTTCGCTCTATTCGCTGGGTATCCTGCCGATCCGACGAAACCTGCACGATGTCTTCCTACGAGCCGTCGAGGACTTGCTTTTTACCGGTGGCCTGACGTTGTTACGACTGGCCCCAGCCGATCTGGCGGATGTTGCTCGGCGCTCGAAACAGTTCGGACTCGATTTCGACGACGCCTATCAATATGTGACTGCCGACAAATATAACCTCGTCATCGTGCGCTTTGATGCCGACTTCGACCGGACGGCACGGGGACGGAAAACCCCTCAGGCTGTCTTGCAAACTTGA
- a CDS encoding DUF2281 domain-containing protein, translating into MPSLEDRIKDLPPDLRREVEDFVKFLIDRRVPHPRGKMKFAWEGALADLRDQHSSVELQHKILEWWGDDVSRGH; encoded by the coding sequence ATGCCATCTCTCGAGGACCGGATCAAAGACTTGCCCCCTGATCTCCGGCGTGAAGTGGAGGATTTTGTCAAGTTCTTGATTGATCGGCGTGTTCCCCATCCCAGAGGCAAAATGAAGTTTGCTTGGGAGGGGGCGCTTGCTGACTTGCGGGATCAGCACTCTTCCGTTGAACTGCAGCATAAGATCCTCGAATGGTGGGGTGACGATGTATCTCGTGGACACTAA